A genomic region of Zalophus californianus isolate mZalCal1 chromosome 11, mZalCal1.pri.v2, whole genome shotgun sequence contains the following coding sequences:
- the FAM181B gene encoding protein FAM181B, translating to MAVQAALLSTHPFVPFGFGGSPDGLGGAFGALDKGCCFEDDETGTPAGALLAGAEGGDVREATRDLLSFIDSASSNIKLALDKPGKSKRKVNHRKYLQKQIKRCSGLMGAAPPGPPSPGAPDAPAKRSLAGPGAQNVAVPLHGKAAPRREASQAAAAASLQSRSLAALFDSLRHVPGGDERAGGSVAAPVAGLGGAGAGGSGGDAAGPAGGTAVPGARKVPLRARNLPPSFFTEPSRAGGGGCGPSGPGVSLGDLEKGAEAVEFFELLGPDYGAGTEASVLLAAEPLDVFPTGAAVLRGPPELEPGLFEQPPAMVGSLLYSESWSAPGCPPTKKPPLAAPRGGLTLNEPLRPLYPSAADSPGGEDAPGLLASFAPFFSDCALPTPPPPHQVSYDYSAGYSRTAYSSLWRPDGVWEGAPGEEGAHRD from the coding sequence ATGGCGGTGCAGGCGGCGCTCCTCAGTACGCACCCCTTCGTCCCCTTCGGCTTCGGGGGCTCCCCGGACGGGCTGGGGGGCGCCTTCGGAGCCCTGGACAAGGGCTGCTGTTTCGAGGATGATGAGACCGGGACACCGGCGGGCGCGCTGCTGGCCGGCGCCGAGGGCGGGGACGTGCGCGAGGCCACCCGCGACCTGCTCAGCTTCATTGACTCGGCGTCCAGCAACATCAAGCTGGCATTGGACAAGCCCGGCAAGTCGAAGCGGAAGGTGAACCACCGCAAGTACCTGCAGAAGCAGATCAAGCGCTGCAGCGGCCTCATGGGCGCCGCGCCCCCCGGCCCGCCCTCTCCAGGCGCACCCGACGCGCCGGCCAAGCGATCCCTCGCCGGCCCCGGCGCCCAGAACGTCGCGGTCCCGCTCCACGGCAAGGCTGCCCCCCGGCGGGAGGCGTCGCAGGCCGCGGCTGCCGCCAGCCTGCAGAGCCGGAGCCTGGCCGCACTCTTCGACTCGCTGCGCCACGTCCCCGGGGGCGACGAGCGGGCTGGGGGTTCGGTGGCGGCGCCCGTGGCCGGGCTCGGTGGAGCGGGCGCTGGGGGCTCGGGAGGGGACGCGGCCGGCCCCGCGGGAGGTACGGCCGTCCCCGGCGCCAGGAAGGTCCCGTTGCGGGCCCGCAACCTGCCCCCGTCCTTCTTCACCGAGCCGTCCCGGGCGGGAGGCGGTGGCTGCGGACCGTCGGGGCCCGGCGTGAGCTTGGGCGACTTGGAGAAGGGCGCGGAAGCCGTGGAGTTCTTCGAGCTGCTGGGGCCCGACTACGGCGCCGGTACAGAGGCGAGTGTCTTGCTCGCCGCGGAGCCTCTCGATGTGTTTCCCACGGGAGCCGCCGTTCTGCGGGGCCCCCCGGAGCTGGAGCCCGGTCTCTTTGAGCAGCCACCCGCGATGGTGGGGAGCCTACTGTACTCCGAGTCCTGGAGCGCCCCGGGCTGCCCCCCGACCAAGAAGCCACCCCTGGCCGCCCCCCGCGGCGGCTTGACCTTGAACGAACCCTTGCGCCCCCTGTACCCCTCTGCGGCGGACTCTCCCGGCGGAGAGGACGCGCCCGGCCTTTTGGCGTCTTTCGCCCCCTTCTTCTCAGACTGCGCACTGCCCACGCCACCGCCGCCGCATCAGGTGTCCTACGATTACAGCGCGGGCTACAGCCGCACGGCTTATTCCAGCCTCTGGAGACCGGACGGGGTTTGGGAAGGGGCGCCCGGGGAGGAGGGGGCGCACCGGGACTGA